From Fusarium musae strain F31 chromosome 8, whole genome shotgun sequence:
AACCATGGTGGGCGTTCGTTGGACGGGTAAGTCACTTCTTCTTTCGATGATATGCTAAAGCTAATCTTTTTCAGTGCGCAAGCCAGTATACTAGTCCTACTAGAATTACGGAAGAACTGCCCAGAGGTCTTTGATCAACTTGAAGTCTACATCGACGGCGGCTTCGAGCGCGGATCCGACATCTTGAAGGCCATCGCCCTCGGCGCAATAGCAGTCGGTATCGGACGGCCATTCCTATACTCTCTTATCCACGGACAAGATGGTGCCGAGCATCTCTGTCATAGTAAGTTCTCTGTGTCGCAGAAACATGAATATGCTAACGGATTGCAGTTCTTaaagatgagcttgagacTTCAATGCGTCTTTGCGGTATTACGTCGCTGAGTGAAGCGAGACCTAGTTTGGTGAATACTCTGGATGTCGATCATATGGTGGTTGGTAATGCGTACACGCGTCTGGTATCTAAGCTGTAGAGGGTTTTCGCGGCAGGAGAACATATCGATAGCATATAGATCTATGCTACCAGTAACATACACGTACACAATATTGCTCTATATAGTGTTTCGCTGTTCCCCAACGTTTTAGTCCTCGTATCAATTGAAGCCGAAAGTTGGTCCTTGCGTTATACCGACATTGGCTATTGCAGTGTTGCGGGTCGTCTCACAGGCCCGTGGCGTTTCTTATACGTGCCTGAGCACTGGAACGCGGTTCAAAATTGACTGGCAATAGGTGCGAGCCGTCGGCCAATACACCGACAGTATGCACGTCATCTTACAAATCGGTCCAAACGACTGGACATGTGTACAAGACTTGTTCACCACCTAATCCCCATTTCACATAAGCTTTCACTCGGCATTGCTACTCCAACATGTATCTATTCGCAAACTAAGCCTTGGTGATTTTGGCATGGAACGCCTTAACAGCATCCAACACCTTCCCATCCGCTTCCAATCCAAGACCATAAGCCCTAGAAACATCAAACCTCGCCGGCCAACTACTTACAATAGCCTCGATAGCCggatctctcttctcctcaatctgCGCAAGCGCCTTCTCACCACCAATCTCTCTCAAAGCATCTAATATCTCCTGCACCGTGACCGTAATGCCTGGCAAGTTGACCACTCTCGAATCACCAAACTTCTCCTTTGGAACGTCCTTAATCTTGATGAGGTTCTTGATAACTGTAGCAGGACTGCAGACCCAAAGCTCGAGGTCTCTGCTAACGGGTAAAATATTGGGGACTCCTTGGAGAGACTCTCGGACAATGCCTGATGCAAAGCTTGATGCAGCTGCGGAGGGTGCGCCTGGCCGGACGATAACAGTGGGTAAGCGAACAATTCGTCCGTCGAGAAGACCACGACGGGAGTAATCGTTGATCAAAAGCTCCACCAGCAACTTCTGAATGCCATATGAACTCTTAGGCTGAGGAAGCGTGCCAAACTCCGTCACAAGATCCGTCTGACCATAGATAGCGCAAGAGCTAGCAAATATCACTTTCGTACCAGGATATTCAGCCCGTAGCACGTCAAGGATACTTCGCACCGAGTCAACGTTGATCTTGAGTCCTAGGTCCAGATTGGCTTCTGCGCCACCGGACATGAGACCATGGAGAATGTAGACGTGACTGAAGCGATTGGACAGCAGGGATTTGACAACCGATGGGTCTGTTAGGTCTGCTTTGAGGGATGTGACCTGGTTTTCTGCGCCTGAGGGAATGGGGGGTGTTATGATGTCGGTCAGCGTGAAGTGAGCGGTGGGcatgtctttgagaagagatgTGATCAGTTCTTGGCCGATGAAGCCACCCCCTCCGGTTATGAGAACGTGGTCTTTTGTTTGAGTCATGATGGGTACTTTTGCAAAGCAAATGTTAGAAATGTGTTGACTATTTGCTAGAGTGTTCCCAAATACTGTCAGTGAAAGTGGATATAATATCTTGATCTTAGCAAGGCTCTCTTTTAACAATATTGTGATGTTTGCAATCTTTTTGCATTGTCACACTACGTCCACTGTTTACACAGATCCCAGTTACTCTAGTGGCAAGCACTGAATGCCTGGTCCGCTTGGTGCTGTTATGGGGGCGGTCAGAAATCCTATTGGTTGGGTGGACACTCGCGGATCTTGCACCATGTCTCGGCCGGAAACCAGACCGAGCCAGCGCTGAGACATCGGCTACATGATTACAGCAATTAGGGGGGGTGTTCTACCAGTGTCGGTATAGGAGAAGGCCGAGGAATCGCTTCATTTTAACTTGAGGTAATTAGAGAAAACACTTACTTTGGTGACTGTTTTTATACCATGTTGATATACCTGGCAAGGTAAAATTGGACTGGAGTGTGAGATGACTTCTGGGGTAGTCGACAGACTGCAATATATGTAATATTGATACATAAAGCTGCGGTATTGGCCTTGTATGATGCGGATGGTTTGAAGAGAATTATACTCGTGGATTTTATCTATTTTGTTAAGAAAGATGAAAGTAGCAGAGGGATGACATCTTCACAGCTCATTTAATGGGAGCATCGAGGAGTATCTGATGTCCAGTCGTGCGTTGTCTATGGGTATGATCTGTAGCATGGTGTATGGAATTATTCCTTTATTTCTAAACATTTCTCATTTGGAGCTAACCCATccctcaacatcatcgatcCTCACATACTTGATATGCTGCCGATGCCAAGTATACGCCACATGCGCAACATCCCTAtcgccatccttctcaacatAAATACTCGGATAACTCAGCTCCCTGTTTTCCTGCCCCGAGGAACTATTCGTCCCACAAAACCCATCCCCATCCTCAAGCACACGCTCTCTCCACGTGAGCCCCTCATCCTCCGATATCCCAAGCGTCAACGTCTTTCTCGGCGTTCCCCAAATAGCATCCTTTCCTGTCTTGGTGACTTGATTCGGCCGCTTATCATCCTCGGGCGTGATGTCATCGTATAAGCCTTGTCGCTTGAGGGTATCGGCTGAGGCGTTTGATCTGTTGAAGACGATGGCGATGTGGCCTGATGATAAGCGGGCTGCGCAGATACCGCTGTTGGGGTTTGGGAGGGTTGTGGCTTTTGGTGTTTCCCAGTCGATGCCGTTTGTGGATGTTGAGCGGTAGACGTTGTCTGCCCAGCGGCTGCGGTAGAATGCGACCCAGGTTAAAGAGCTGGATGCTGGGAAGAGGATGTTCATGTGGACTGAGCCACCGCTATCTGGTGCTTGCTTCTCTTTCCATGATGCACCATTGTCATCTGAGTAGAGAAGGCCAGAGATGTCATCACTACCAATCCATCTATGACCAGGTTCGGTGCGACAGTAGAATACTGGCAAGATCCATGTTCCGTCGCTGTTGATGACGATAGGCTGTCTGATGAAGATTCCAGTCACATCAGGGAGTAAACGACTAGCCTCAGACCATGTCCGACCCTGGTCATAAGATATGCGCTTCAAGATATAGGCGCCATCCTGATTACCTGCATCTTGCGAAGTATGAAGCAACCAGATCTCTCCATTGTGAGGTGCTCTGAACAACACGGGATTTTGACAACTTCTGTTCTCATCAAACGAGATCTTTTGCGGAGGAGTCCAAGACGATGATCCTGGTTCTAGTCGAGACAGCCAGATGCTGATATCAGGCAGTCCTTCTTGTGAACCACCAAACCATGTACACAAAACAGTCTTGTCAGGGAGTTGCAATAAATTTGAAGCATGCGACTGCACCGTCGCCGAGGGAACAGGAATAGTTTGAAGGTTTGGTGACATGGTGAAACGCGGATATTGAGCTGATTGTAACGCTGCAATGAGTCTTGTCTCGGTGGTTAAAAACATCACCTCTTCTACGCGACTTCCCCACGATCTCAGCGGATATTAGCCCGAACACAAACCCACTATGAGTGACTCGCCAACCAATTGGAAGGATGGCCGATTGGATGGCGTTGGAGGTGAGGGGTTGATGATCACACTGCAATAATGCGGGGAAGGAAATGTTCGGTGATATCAGCGTTGGTCAGATCTGCGTGAAGATGAGTGGCTTAAAAGCGGCATTTAAAGAGAGATAAAAATAACACAAGACCTATCCAGTAGTAACTCAATCTTCTCTACCAATCCTACAAGTGCCTCCAAAATGGAATACGTCAGGTAAGCACCTCCACCCGCAGCCAGATCCCGTCCTAACAGCCCAGACTTGGCAACACAGGCCTCAAGATCTCAAAGGTCATCCTCGGCTGCATGACCTTTGGTTCAAGTTCATGGCAAGGCTCACCCTGGGTCctcgatgaggaggatggcctgaagcttctcaaagccGCTTATGACCAAGGCATCAACACTTGGGACACAGCTGATACGTACTCTAATGGCGAGTCAGAAGTCATCATTGGCAaggccttgaagaagttcaacATCCCTCGTCAAAAGGTCGTTATCTTGTCAAAGATCTTTAACCCTGTTATGGATGATGGTACAAGACCTGCTAGTATCAATGACGGTCCGCTTGTAAATCAAATGGGGTTGAGTAGGAAGCATGTTTTCCATGCTGTGGATAAGTGTCTTGAGCGTCTTGGAACCGACTACATTGGTAAGCCTTTCTAACCCATTTCATGAGTAACATGCTGACTGTATAGATGTGCTTCAAATCCACCGTCTAGACCGTGAAACACCCCCCGAAGAGATCATGCGCGCTCTTCACGACGTCGTCCAATCCGGCAAGGTCCGCTACATTGGCGCCTCATCAATGTACACCTGGGAATTCGCCCGTCTGCAATACATCGCCCAATCCAAAGGCTGGACCCCCTTCATCTCCATGCAGCCCTTTTACAACCTCCTCTA
This genomic window contains:
- a CDS encoding hypothetical protein (EggNog:ENOG41~CAZy:GH33), with amino-acid sequence MSPNLQTIPVPSATVQSHASNLLQLPDKTVLCTWFGGSQEGLPDISIWLSRLEPGSSSWTPPQKISFDENRSCQNPVLFRAPHNGEIWLLHTSQDAGNQDGAYILKRISYDQGRTWSEASRLLPDVTGIFIRQPIVINSDGTWILPVFYCRTEPGHRWIGSDDISGLLYSDDNGASWKEKQAPDSGGSVHMNILFPASSSLTWVAFYRSRWADNVYRSTSTNGIDWETPKATTLPNPNSGICAARLSSGHIAIVFNRSNASADTLKRQGLYDDITPEDDKRPNQVTKTGKDAIWGTPRKTLTLGISEDEGLTWRERVLEDGDGFCGTNSSSGQENRELSYPSIYVEKDGDRDVAHVAYTWHRQHIKYVRIDDVEGWVSSK